In the Clostridium sporogenes genome, one interval contains:
- a CDS encoding DUF4153 domain-containing protein, whose amino-acid sequence MKLYKCIKNILQGLYSSIKRFPVTILISASLAAILILISEINPKENYLMKIALVLSIGIPLSLCIKHFFEKRSKKNSYNLIATYIFSALLLFIYYFSLSKDIGIITTTRTIAINLALYLGFLFIPYFPKKDQFEMYVITVLTGFFTTLIYSIVLFLGLSAILFTIDKLLGIIILGKIYYYTWLFVIFIFGVSYFLATVPLKNQIITPKSYPKLLRILILYIVIPLLTAYTIILYIYFGKIIITMVWPSGIVSHLVLWYSIIVTGVLFFITPLRHENSWANKFSKFAPKIILPLLIMMFISIGIRINAYGITERRYYVVILAIWVFCIMLYFSFTKRLRNIIIPTTLSIVMLFSVLGPFSSYSISKISQNNRFEQILLKNNMIKDGNLKISHNMSKEDKLQISSILNYFHRNHSLKNIKYLPKNFKLSDSNSVLGFPLEDDSYASPEIFFTLIKDKSQTPIDIKEYDYLIDITNLNNNKYKKDIENIPLNAVYTNESNSIKINYAGKEIYKKDLSYFIKNLTDKYETPSSQNLISSKDMILIDENEKIKVKFVFSHISGTENQSTKSINVNELNFYLLIKIK is encoded by the coding sequence ATGAAGCTTTATAAATGTATTAAAAATATTTTACAGGGTCTTTATTCAAGTATCAAACGATTTCCAGTAACTATATTAATATCAGCTTCTTTGGCTGCTATACTTATATTAATTTCAGAAATTAATCCCAAAGAAAATTACTTAATGAAAATAGCTCTTGTACTTTCCATTGGAATACCTCTTTCTCTTTGCATAAAACACTTCTTTGAAAAAAGAAGTAAAAAAAATTCTTATAATCTTATAGCCACTTATATTTTTAGTGCATTATTACTATTTATTTACTATTTTTCACTTTCAAAGGATATTGGCATAATTACCACTACAAGAACCATTGCTATAAACTTAGCACTTTATCTCGGGTTTCTTTTTATACCCTATTTTCCAAAAAAAGATCAATTTGAAATGTATGTTATAACTGTGCTTACAGGATTTTTTACTACTCTAATATATTCAATAGTTCTTTTTTTAGGGCTTTCTGCAATTTTATTTACAATAGATAAATTGCTTGGAATAATAATTTTAGGGAAAATTTACTATTACACATGGCTATTTGTGATTTTTATCTTTGGAGTTTCCTATTTTCTTGCAACAGTACCACTTAAAAATCAAATAATAACTCCAAAATCTTATCCAAAGCTTTTAAGAATACTTATTTTATATATTGTAATACCACTTTTAACAGCTTATACAATAATTCTATATATATATTTTGGGAAAATAATAATAACAATGGTTTGGCCTTCTGGAATAGTTTCTCACCTGGTTCTATGGTATTCCATTATTGTTACTGGAGTATTATTTTTTATAACCCCTCTACGCCATGAAAATTCATGGGCAAATAAATTCTCAAAATTTGCTCCTAAAATAATACTACCCCTTTTAATCATGATGTTTATTTCTATAGGTATAAGAATCAATGCCTATGGAATAACCGAAAGAAGATATTATGTAGTTATTTTAGCTATTTGGGTATTTTGCATAATGCTTTATTTCTCATTTACTAAAAGATTACGAAATATAATAATTCCCACTACTCTTTCAATAGTTATGCTTTTTTCAGTATTAGGGCCTTTTAGCAGTTACTCAATTTCAAAAATAAGCCAAAATAATAGATTTGAACAAATTCTCTTAAAAAATAACATGATTAAAGATGGTAATTTAAAAATTTCTCACAATATGTCCAAAGAGGATAAACTTCAAATAAGTAGTATTCTTAATTATTTTCATAGGAATCATAGTCTTAAAAATATTAAATATCTTCCTAAAAACTTTAAATTATCTGATAGCAATAGTGTATTAGGATTTCCTCTTGAAGATGATTCCTATGCTTCCCCTGAAATATTTTTCACTCTTATAAAAGATAAATCACAAACTCCTATTGATATAAAAGAATATGACTATCTAATAGATATAACTAATTTAAATAATAATAAATATAAAAAAGATATAGAAAACATTCCTTTAAATGCTGTATACACTAACGAATCAAATTCTATAAAAATAAATTATGCTGGAAAAGAGATTTATAAAAAAGATTTAAGTTACTTCATAAAAAACCTTACTGATAAATATGAAACTCCTTCATCTCAAAATTTAATATCATCTAAAGATATGATATTAATTGATGAAAATGAAAAAATAAAGGTTAAATTTGTATTTTCCCATATATCTGGTACTGAAAATCAATCCACTAAATCTATTAATGTTAATGAGCTTAATTTTTATTTACTTATTAAAATAAAATAG
- a CDS encoding metal ABC transporter substrate-binding protein produces MKGKKIVSILAAITLTLGMVACGNSSSKDKEKANETSGDKKVITIGTSVISKDVLEEAQKVFNKKSSKYEMKIKVFDDAITPNMAVNDGSIDGNFYQYEDYMKNFNKDRGTKLKAYGKPVFAFQIGLYSNKVKKIADIKDNMTVAVSNDNTNRALALKLLDKEGVIKLKKGVEVPNTLDIAENKHNLKFVEMERLNLANALNDTDMAVVMADVMLKAGKDSENALAFAQEEGIVLVLKEDKEWAKEVEEALTSNEVKTFIKEKTKGTKTPLF; encoded by the coding sequence ATGAAAGGAAAAAAAATAGTCAGTATTTTAGCAGCTATAACATTAACATTAGGAATGGTAGCCTGTGGGAACAGCTCATCTAAAGACAAGGAGAAAGCAAATGAAACATCAGGAGATAAGAAGGTAATAACTATAGGAACATCAGTTATATCAAAGGATGTTTTAGAGGAAGCACAAAAGGTATTTAATAAAAAAAGTAGTAAATATGAAATGAAAATAAAAGTGTTTGATGATGCGATAACACCTAATATGGCAGTTAATGATGGAAGCATAGATGGTAACTTTTATCAATACGAAGATTATATGAAAAACTTCAACAAAGATAGAGGTACAAAGTTAAAAGCATATGGTAAACCAGTTTTTGCATTCCAAATAGGATTATATTCTAATAAAGTTAAAAAAATAGCCGATATTAAAGATAATATGACTGTTGCAGTATCTAATGATAATACTAATAGAGCTTTAGCATTAAAATTATTAGATAAAGAAGGCGTAATTAAACTAAAAAAAGGTGTAGAAGTACCAAATACTTTAGATATTGCTGAAAACAAACATAATTTAAAATTTGTTGAAATGGAAAGATTGAATTTAGCAAATGCATTAAATGATACTGATATGGCTGTAGTTATGGCAGATGTTATGCTTAAAGCTGGTAAAGATTCAGAAAATGCTTTAGCTTTTGCTCAAGAAGAAGGTATTGTTTTAGTACTTAAAGAAGATAAAGAATGGGCAAAAGAAGTAGAAGAAGCTTTAACTAGCAATGAAGTTAAAACATTTATAAAAGAAAAAACAAAGGGAACAAAAACACCTTTATTCTAG
- a CDS encoding ABC transporter permease, whose translation MSEITTLMKQIILPSLWQTIYMIIISTILSFAIGFILAIVLAVTDERGIKPNKIIYGILSAIINVLRSVPFIILAVAIIPFTRSVVGTSIGENAAIVPLTIASAPFIARLIESSLKEVNPSLIEAAKSFGASNIQIIFKVMVKEAIPSINLNLTLATITILGLTAMAGAVGAGGLGAVGLTYGYQSFNDTIMYTTLVLLVIIVGIIQFVGNIIYKKLK comes from the coding sequence GTGAGTGAAATTACAACTTTGATGAAACAAATAATTCTTCCCAGTTTATGGCAAACCATATATATGATAATAATATCAACTATTTTATCTTTTGCAATTGGATTTATATTAGCAATAGTATTAGCGGTAACAGATGAAAGAGGTATTAAACCAAATAAAATAATTTATGGTATATTAAGTGCCATAATCAATGTATTAAGATCAGTGCCATTTATTATTCTAGCAGTAGCTATAATACCTTTTACAAGAAGTGTTGTAGGAACATCTATAGGAGAAAATGCAGCAATAGTTCCTTTAACTATAGCTTCAGCACCTTTTATAGCTAGATTAATAGAAAGCAGTTTAAAGGAAGTAAATCCTAGTTTAATAGAAGCCGCTAAATCCTTTGGAGCTTCAAATATTCAGATAATATTTAAAGTGATGGTAAAGGAAGCAATTCCATCTATAAATTTAAATTTAACTTTAGCTACAATAACAATATTAGGATTGACAGCTATGGCAGGAGCAGTAGGAGCTGGCGGTTTAGGAGCTGTTGGGCTTACTTATGGATACCAAAGTTTTAATGATACTATAATGTATACAACTTTAGTTTTATTGGTAATTATAGTTGGAATTATACAATTTGTAGGAAATATTATATATAAAAAATTAAAATAG
- a CDS encoding methionine ABC transporter ATP-binding protein yields the protein MIEISNLQKFYGNTEVLHNINVNIDKGDIYGLVGVSGAGKSTLLRCINGLESYEAGNLKVNGVEVKSLKGKSLRSFRKNIGMIFQQFSLLERKTVYENIALPMECWGYKKIDVDKKVKELLELVELGDKINSKPRELSGGQKQRVAIARALTLDPEILLCDEATSALDPNITNSILELLKKINKELGITIIVVTHEMEVVKKVCNKMAILSKGNLEARGKVEDIFLDKPKVLEELLGSLEDNVIPKQGVNIEIVERKNIQRGSLLSSLAIDTKVKYSLVWGGADKYRDKILGSFVINIEDNDKSKIINYLNENHIEWREV from the coding sequence ATGATAGAAATATCAAATTTGCAAAAATTTTATGGCAATACAGAAGTTTTGCATAACATAAATGTAAACATAGATAAGGGCGATATATATGGACTTGTAGGAGTTAGTGGAGCAGGAAAATCTACACTCTTAAGGTGTATAAATGGACTTGAATCCTATGAAGCAGGAAACTTAAAAGTAAATGGTGTAGAAGTAAAAAGTTTAAAAGGAAAAAGTCTAAGATCCTTTAGAAAAAATATAGGAATGATATTTCAACAATTTTCTTTGCTTGAAAGAAAAACTGTATATGAAAATATAGCATTACCTATGGAATGTTGGGGATATAAAAAGATAGATGTAGATAAAAAAGTAAAAGAATTATTGGAGCTAGTTGAATTAGGTGATAAGATAAATTCTAAACCTAGGGAATTAAGTGGAGGACAGAAACAAAGAGTTGCCATAGCAAGAGCCCTTACCTTAGACCCAGAAATATTATTGTGTGATGAAGCTACTTCAGCATTAGATCCTAATATAACAAATTCAATTTTAGAATTGCTTAAGAAGATAAATAAAGAATTGGGAATAACTATTATAGTAGTTACCCATGAAATGGAAGTAGTAAAAAAAGTGTGTAATAAAATGGCTATACTAAGTAAAGGTAATTTAGAGGCAAGAGGAAAAGTAGAGGATATATTTTTGGATAAGCCTAAAGTTTTAGAAGAACTTTTAGGATCATTAGAAGATAATGTAATACCAAAACAAGGGGTAAATATAGAGATAGTAGAGAGAAAAAATATTCAAAGGGGATCACTTTTATCCAGCTTAGCTATAGATACAAAGGTTAAATATTCTTTAGTATGGGGTGGAGCAGATAAATATAGAGATAAAATATTGGGGTCCTTTGTTATAAATATAGAAGATAATGATAAATCCAAAATTATAAATTATTTAAATGAAAATCATATTGAATGGAGGGAAGTATAA
- a CDS encoding uroporphyrinogen decarboxylase family protein yields the protein MDTFKDEMTAKERSEAYFKGEEVDRLPCAIMFEETAAVYAGINTKEYYFDADKMLEAEVFKVRELGAESAGINVTLRGMGEALGSKMGYPSDRASYLIDPVLNDYKMLDNMDIVNPYKDGRLPIILKALGKIKKELGNEVNIGSGVSGPISAASAVRGTNNLMRDFVKNKEDIHKLLDFMTECNLAFVKAAYEEYGLVCGIGDPLSCGNLISGKQFEKFVEPYLRKNIDGIYKITGKKPSLHICGKTKHIWSNLGKMNISTFSVDNCEDIEELKAILGDKVCIVGNVDPVSVIRNGTLEDVYDAVKLCIEKAADSPKGYVVGSGCDIPGGAPVENIKAIIEATKKYSNGIRMGRGI from the coding sequence ATGGATACTTTTAAAGATGAAATGACTGCAAAGGAAAGATCAGAGGCTTATTTTAAAGGTGAAGAAGTAGATAGATTACCTTGTGCTATTATGTTTGAAGAAACGGCTGCGGTGTATGCAGGAATAAACACTAAGGAATATTATTTTGATGCAGATAAAATGCTAGAGGCAGAAGTATTTAAAGTAAGAGAGCTTGGAGCAGAAAGTGCAGGAATTAATGTAACCTTAAGAGGTATGGGAGAAGCTCTTGGTAGTAAAATGGGCTATCCAAGTGACAGAGCTTCTTATTTAATTGATCCAGTATTAAATGACTATAAAATGCTAGATAATATGGATATAGTAAATCCTTATAAAGATGGAAGATTACCAATAATATTAAAGGCATTAGGTAAAATAAAAAAAGAGCTAGGTAATGAAGTAAATATAGGTAGTGGAGTTTCAGGGCCCATTAGTGCAGCTTCTGCAGTTAGGGGAACAAACAATCTTATGAGAGATTTTGTTAAGAATAAAGAAGATATACATAAATTATTAGATTTTATGACTGAATGTAACTTAGCTTTTGTTAAGGCTGCTTATGAAGAATATGGATTAGTATGTGGTATAGGAGATCCTTTGTCCTGTGGTAATTTAATAAGTGGTAAACAGTTTGAAAAATTTGTAGAGCCTTATCTTAGAAAAAACATAGATGGTATATATAAAATAACAGGTAAAAAGCCTTCTTTACATATATGCGGGAAAACAAAACACATATGGAGTAATCTGGGTAAAATGAACATATCAACTTTTAGCGTAGATAATTGTGAAGATATAGAGGAACTTAAAGCTATATTGGGAGATAAAGTATGTATAGTAGGAAATGTTGATCCTGTTTCTGTCATAAGAAATGGAACTTTAGAAGATGTGTACGATGCTGTTAAACTGTGCATAGAAAAGGCTGCAGATAGTCCTAAAGGTTATGTAGTAGGATCTGGTTGTGATATACCTGGTGGAGCTCCAGTAGAGAATATAAAGGCTATTATAGAGGCTACTAAAAAATATAGTAATGGTATTAGAATGGGTAGAGGAATTTAG